CCCAAGATGGCTTTCGGAACCGGAGAACACTCCACTACCAGGCTCTGTTTGAAAGCAATAGAGAAATATCTAAAAACTGGTGACCGGGTTTTAGACCTGGGGACCGGAAGCGGTATACTGGCTATCGCGGCGGCTAAATTGGGCGCTTCTTATGTGCTGGCTCTGGATATTGACCCGGATGCGGTCAGCAATGCACGAGAAAATATTAAGAGGAACAAAGTTCAAAAAATAATCGATTTAAAATTGGGGACTTTGAGCAGCAAAATACCGGATGACAGTTTCGATTTGACCGTTGCCAACTTGACCAAGACCCAGATAGTGAAGTTCTTTGAGGGAATGAATCGAGTTTTGAAAAAAGGAGGGATTTTCATCTTATCCGGAATTCAAACTGAAGAGAAAAAGGAGATGGAGAAGTTTTTTCTTTCAAAAAAGGTTTTGTTAAAAGAGATTCTCTCTGAAAAAGGATGGGTTTGTTTTGTGGTAGAAAAAGTTAAATGAGAAGTCTCTGAAGAAAGAAAAATGTCGGGCAGGGGTGCCCGACCTACGAGAATCAATATGTTTTTTTACTCGTAGGCAGGGCTCCCAGCCCTGCAAGTCTGATATTTTCAAAGTAGAGAGAAAGTATATGATCACTTATTTCTATGTTGAACCAAAAAATGTAGGGAAAGATTCTCTCAGAATCGAGGGGGAGGAGGCTAAGCACATTTGTTTAGTATTGAGGAAAGGTGAAGGAGAAATTATAGAGGTGGTGGATGGGGAGGGGATAAAATATCAGGTTCAGATCACAGCCACAGGAAAGGATTGGGTTCAGGGTAAAATCCTCAGCCAGACCAGAAAAGAGAACGAGCCTTTAAC
The sequence above is a segment of the Candidatus Zixiibacteriota bacterium genome. Coding sequences within it:
- a CDS encoding 50S ribosomal protein L11 methyltransferase, which codes for PKMAFGTGEHSTTRLCLKAIEKYLKTGDRVLDLGTGSGILAIAAAKLGASYVLALDIDPDAVSNARENIKRNKVQKIIDLKLGTLSSKIPDDSFDLTVANLTKTQIVKFFEGMNRVLKKGGIFILSGIQTEEKKEMEKFFLSKKVLLKEILSEKGWVCFVVEKVK